From the Neoarius graeffei isolate fNeoGra1 chromosome 1, fNeoGra1.pri, whole genome shotgun sequence genome, one window contains:
- the mmp14b gene encoding matrix metalloproteinase-14b translates to MLGRMAIWAYTLLELMLLFAFGLCVQGGAPKGNLNPEAWLQQYGYLPPGDLHIQAPRSPQSIFSAIAAMQRFYGITVTGNLDSNTLEAMRRPRCGVPDKFGAELKSNLRKKRYAIQGLKWKQKEITFCIQNYTPKIGEYETYEAIRKAFKVWESVTPLRFREIPYSHIRHKTSDFADIMIFFAEGFHDDPSPFDGEGGFLAHAYFPGIGIGGDTHFDAAEPWTIENRDLWGNDVFLVAVHELGHALGMEHSDDPSAIMAPFYQWMDTENFELPEDDRRGIQQLYGPNPNEHPQPSVNPPYHFPHTTDIPRKPHFGPDICEGHFDTIAILRGEMFIFKNKWLWRIRNHRVMENYPMPIGHVWRGLPISIDAAYEREDGKFVFFKGDRYWVFSEANLEVGYPKKLRAMGSGLPQDRIDAALFYTPTGNTYFFRGNKYYRYNEELRSVDPGYPKPSSKWQGIPDDIKAAFMSRDQSFTYFYKANKYWKFNNQLMRVEPGYPKFALSDWIGCPEEDPKTGGGRTDGGSDGDGKNNDKGSDDEEKLEETEVIVIEVDNTPDDQSGVAAIVWPLVLLVCLICTLGVLLFFQKYGTPRHLLYCKRSLLDQV, encoded by the exons GCATGGCTCCAACAGTACGGGTACCTTCCTCCAGGTGATCTCCATATACAAGCACCCCGTTCACCTCAATCCATTTTCTCTGCTATTGCTGCAATGCAAAGATTCTATGGCATAACTGTCACTGGAAACCTGGACTCTAACACACTGGA GGCAATGAGGAGGCCTCGCTGTGGTGTTCCAGATAAGTTTGGAGCAGAGCTTAAGAGCAACTTGAGAAAGAAAAGATATGCTATCCAGGGACTGAAATGGAAACAGAAGGAGATCACATTCTG CATACAGAACTATACACCTAAGATTGGGGAGTATGAGACCTATGAAGCGATCAGAAAagctttcaaagtgtgggagagtgtaACCCCTTTACGATTTCGAGAGATCCCTTACAGTCACATTAGGCACAAGACTAGTGACTTTGCGGACATTATGATCTTCTTTGCTGAGGGTTTTCATGATGATCCCAGTCCATTTGATGGTGAGGGTGGGTTCTTAGCACATGCATACTTTCCTGGCATTGGCATAGGAGGAGACACGCACTTTGATGCTGCAGAGCCCTGGACAATTGAAAACCGAGACTTGTGGG GTAATGATGTGTTCCTGGTGGCTGTGCATGAGCTGGGTCATGCATTGGGTATGGAGCACTCAGATGACCCCTCTGCCATCATGGCACCTTTCTACCAATGGATGGATACAGAAAACTTTGAGCTTCCAGAGGATGATCGTCGTGGTATTCAACAGCTTTATG GACCCAACCCTAATGAACATCCTCAACCTTCAGTTAATCCCCCTTACCATTTCCCTCATACCACTGACATTCCACGCAAGCCTCACTTTGGCCCTGATATCTGTGAAGGTCACTTTGACACGATTGCTATTCTGAGAGGAGAAATGTTTATCTTCAAG AATAAATGGCTTTGGCGTATTCGTAATCACCGGGTTATGGAAAATTATCCAATGCCAATTGGACATGTCTGGAGAGGTCTACCTATATCAATTGATGCTGCCTATGAGAGAGAGGATGGCAAATTTGTTTTTTTCAAAG GTGACCGATATTGGGTATTCAGTGAAGCAAATTTGGAGGTAGGCTACCCAAAGAAACTAAGAGCGATGGGCAGTGGCCTCCCTCAGGACAGAATTGATGCTGCACTTTTTTATACACCTACAGGCAACACCTACTTCTTTCGAGGAAACAA ATATTATCGATATAATGAAGAGTTACGATCAGTGGACCCAGGCTACCCTAAACCCAGTAGCAAGTGGCAGGGTATTCCTGATGACATCAAAGCAGCTTTCATGAGCCGAGACCAAA GTTTCACATATTTCTACAAAGCCAATAAATACTGGAAGTTTAACAACCAGTTGATGAGAGTGGAGCCTGGTTACCCCAAGTTTGCCTTAAGCGATTGGATCGGCTGTCCAGAGGAGGACCCTAAGACAGGCGGAGGTCGAACTGATGGTGGTAGTGATGGCGATGGCAAGAACAATGACAAAGGGAGTGATGATGAGGAGAAATTGGAGGAAACAGAAGTCATTGTCATTGAGGTGGACAACACTCCTGATGATCAAAGTGGAGTGGCGGCAATAGTGTGGCCACTTGTGTTGCTGGTGTGTTTAATTTGCACGCTGGGAGTCTTGCTCTTTTTCCAGAAGTATGGCACTCCACGTCACCTACTCTACTGTAAGCGTTCCTTACTAGACCAGGTGTAG